In the genome of Plasmodium yoelii strain 17X genome assembly, chromosome: 14, one region contains:
- a CDS encoding negative elongation factor A, putative, with the protein MKGSDIYNSMENDQKANKEICEDEKEHGKDINYNNDSMENKEDTKSRKAKNSPIINKDEINEISDKYIKYLECIKNNWSSSQASKLLNEKLIKYISERFLYMSSSLKVRVLTSFFYLTDKLRVETKEYLLLITANGEIDGNGWVKKFSRILKQFVKTGIIDIKDIDSQTMHRILNYIDQESSNKKGKKCYNHNKKEIEYIHMCDPINELKNLENKNIIHLDEYKMFTPSKNFDCLLLSVIKKGINEFKN; encoded by the exons ATGAAGGGAAGTGATATTTATAATTCTATGGAAAACGATCAAAAAGCTAATAAAGAAATTTGTGAAGATGAAAAAGAACATGGTAAGGATATCAACTATAACAATGATAGTATGGAGAACAAAGAAGATACTAAAAGTAGAAAAGCAAAAAATAGCcctataataaataaagacgAAATTAATGAGATAAGtgacaagtatataaaatatttagaatgtataaaaaataattggtCTTCATCCCAAGcatcaaaattattaaatgaaaaattaataaaatatatatctgaacgttttttatatatgtctAGTTCTCTAAAGGTTAGAGTATTAACAAGCTTTTTTTACTTAACTGATAAATTGCGAGTTGAAACaaaagaatatttattattaatcaCAGCAAATGGTGAAATTGATGGTAATGGATGGGTTAAAAAATTTAGTCGGATTTTAAAGCAATTCGTTAAAACCGGAATTATTGATATTAAGGACATAGATAGCCAAACAATGCACagaattttaaattatattgatCAAGAAAGTAGTAATAAAAAGGGGAAAAAATGCTATAACCACAATAAAAAGGAAATcgaatatatacatatgtgtgATCCgataaatgaattaaaaaatttagaaaataaaaatattatacatttggacgaatataaaatgtttacaCCCTCAAAAAATTTTGATTGCCTTCTTTTATcg gtaattaaaaaagggattaatgaatttaaaaactaA